From the genome of Sus scrofa isolate TJ Tabasco breed Duroc unplaced genomic scaffold, Sscrofa11.1 Contig59, whole genome shotgun sequence, one region includes:
- the LOC110258970 gene encoding olfactory receptor 1B1 produces the protein MGCAPNASHSPVFLLLGFSRSRVPHNVLFLLFLAVYLTTITGNVILVLLISWDSRLHSPMYYLLRGLSMIDMGLSTVTLPQLLAHLVTRDPALPAARCLAQFFFFYVFGVTDTLVISVMALDRYVAICDPLHYHSVMNRRLCARLLALSCAVSVVHTMLHVGLLWPLSWAGDAEGNVHLAHFFCDHRPLLRASCSDIRPNELTIFVEGGFLMLGPCTLIVLSYLRIGATILRLPSAASRHRAVSTCGSHLTMVGFFYGTIIWVYFQPPSQNSQDQDMVAAVMYTAITPLANPFVYSLRNKDVKHALQRLLRGGKVAS, from the coding sequence ATGGGCTGTGCCCCTAATGCCTCACATTCTCCAGTCTTCTTGCTTCTCGGGTTCTCAAGATCTAGAGTCCCCCACAATGTCCTCTTCCTCCTGTTCCTGGCTGTTTACCTGACCACCATAACAGGGAATGTGATTCTAGTGCTGCTCATCTCCTGGGACTCCAGGCTCCACTCACCTATGTACTATTTGCTCCGTGGGCTCTCCATGATAGACATGGGGTTGTCCACAGTCACCCTGCCCCAGCTGCTGGCCCACTTGGTCACTCGTGACCCAGCCCTTCCCGCGGCCCGCTGCCTGGcccagtttttcttcttctatgtATTTGGAGTTACAGATACTCTTGTTATTTCTGTCATGGCTCtggatcgctatgtggccatctgtgaCCCTCTGCACTACCACTCAGTGATGAATCGCAGGCTCTGTGCCCGCTTACTGGCCTTGAGCTGTGCAGTGTCAGTGGTGCACACCATGCTGCACGTGGGGCTCctctggcctctctcctgggctggggatgcTGAGGGCAATGTTCACCTCGCCCACTTCTTTTGTGACCACCGCCCACTTCTGCGAGCCTCTTGCTCTGACATCCGCCCCAATGAGTTGACCATATTCGTGGAAGGTGGTTTCCTCATGCTGGGCCCCTGTACCCTCATTGTACTCTCCTACCTCCGCATTGGGGCCACCATCCTACGTTTGCCTTCAGCGGCTAGTCGCCACCGTGCGGTCTCCACCTGTGGGTCCCACCTCACCATGGTAGGCTTTTTCTATGGCACCATCATCTGGGTCTACTTCCAGCCTCCTTCCCAGAACTCCCAGGATCAGGATATGGTTGCTGCCGTGATGTACACTGCCATCACACCTCTGGCCAACCCTTTTGTGTACAGCCTCCGCAACAAGGATGTCAAGCATGCACTCCAAAGGCTGCTTAGGGGAGGGAAGGTGGCCTCCTGA